The Pseudodesulfovibrio sp. zrk46 genome contains a region encoding:
- the dctP gene encoding TRAP transporter substrate-binding protein DctP, producing the protein MKKIFALILALCAMFALTACNDDGGKTAKNETVTIKLATQHPIEHMAHKAAERVKARIEKETEGRVQVKIYPANQLGDASQIYEEVIRGSIDAAHITVPDQFDARLGAGFLPYIARDYDQIREVFASDAFLPTEMAAMHDKLGVKFFSYFGEGFIGAGSVVPLENVAKAGVEKGIMLRVPGLDVFKFGAEELGFRTSSLPYADTYSALQTGVVKGWIGGPPNLNYLGFRDVIKYYYQYNVNFESTQYVMNKKKFESISEADRKVVESAFVDEGQQSFLMAESEDQMYRKKLEEAGIKVTMLTTQELEDCAKYVRDNAWPRLEKNLTPELLNGIKASY; encoded by the coding sequence ATGAAAAAGATTTTCGCACTTATCCTGGCACTGTGCGCCATGTTCGCACTGACTGCCTGTAACGACGATGGCGGAAAGACTGCCAAGAATGAAACTGTGACCATTAAACTGGCAACCCAGCATCCCATTGAGCACATGGCTCACAAGGCCGCTGAGCGCGTCAAGGCTCGTATCGAGAAAGAAACCGAAGGCCGCGTTCAGGTGAAGATCTATCCTGCAAACCAGCTTGGTGACGCTTCTCAGATCTACGAAGAAGTCATCCGTGGCTCCATCGACGCCGCACACATCACCGTTCCCGATCAGTTCGACGCCCGTCTCGGTGCAGGCTTCCTGCCTTACATCGCTCGCGACTACGATCAGATCCGCGAAGTCTTTGCCTCCGATGCCTTCCTGCCCACTGAAATGGCAGCCATGCATGACAAACTGGGCGTGAAGTTCTTCTCCTACTTCGGTGAAGGTTTCATCGGCGCCGGTTCCGTTGTCCCGCTGGAAAACGTTGCCAAGGCCGGTGTTGAGAAGGGCATCATGCTCCGCGTGCCCGGTCTGGACGTCTTCAAGTTCGGTGCTGAAGAACTTGGTTTCCGCACCTCCTCCCTGCCTTACGCTGACACTTACTCCGCCCTGCAGACCGGCGTGGTAAAGGGTTGGATCGGTGGTCCGCCGAACCTGAACTACCTCGGTTTCCGTGACGTTATCAAATACTACTACCAGTACAACGTGAACTTTGAGTCCACCCAGTACGTCATGAACAAGAAGAAGTTCGAATCCATCTCCGAGGCTGACCGCAAGGTTGTTGAGTCCGCATTCGTGGACGAAGGTCAGCAGTCCTTCCTGATGGCAGAGAGCGAAGATCAGATGTACCGCAAGAAGCTCGAAGAAGCCGGTATCAAGGTCACCATGCTCACCACCCAGGAACTCGAAGATTGTGCCAAGTACGTCCGCGACAACGCCTGGCCCCGCCTTGAAAAGAACCTGACTCCTGAACTGCTGAACGGCATCAAGGCGTCCTACTAA
- a CDS encoding TRAP transporter small permease codes for MQPIEFAPRLPLWNVLGKFQKTVMAATSILIVGMICYTVIARYVFGSDFYGSEELIQMLAFWLYFMGAAQGSREKSQISADILTCYVTNAKWCRIAQLVKDVVTVAICLLVTYWACLFVGWGIQMMPKSPVFRLPMLIPHTAIGLGFVLMSLYHVVYLIQDFMTHIKMCRAGE; via the coding sequence ATGCAACCTATTGAATTCGCACCGAGGCTGCCGCTGTGGAACGTGCTCGGCAAGTTTCAAAAAACGGTCATGGCCGCTACCAGCATCCTTATCGTTGGCATGATTTGCTACACGGTTATTGCCCGTTACGTTTTCGGCTCTGACTTTTACGGTTCCGAAGAACTCATCCAGATGCTGGCTTTTTGGCTCTACTTCATGGGAGCCGCTCAGGGTAGTCGCGAAAAAAGTCAGATCTCCGCTGACATTCTTACCTGCTACGTCACCAACGCCAAATGGTGTCGCATCGCCCAATTGGTCAAGGATGTCGTTACTGTCGCCATTTGTCTGCTGGTCACCTACTGGGCCTGTCTGTTTGTGGGGTGGGGGATCCAGATGATGCCTAAGTCTCCGGTATTCAGGCTTCCCATGCTTATCCCTCATACGGCCATTGGCCTCGGTTTCGTGCTCATGTCTTTGTATCATGTGGTCTACCTGATTCAGGACTTCATGACCCACATTAAAATGTGCCGAGCTGGCGAATAA
- a CDS encoding TRAP transporter large permease: MIITIAILLLVVTLFIGVPIPFAFFTSAAFLIFTGGYDPGFLLPYGFAKMNSIVLLTIPLFIMAGGVMDKGGIGDRLVDVVDTIAGRVRGGLGIVTVVTCAIFGAVSGSSSATVSCIGSIMMPKLKKAGYPVGHVAALLANAGVLGILIPPSMLMILYAWMGNQSVLACFLAAFVPGLIVTVLLSVVNLVLLRNNKDIEVRPSEDLVTTSKVFAVKSAKASPALMMPVIILGGIYGGIMTPTEAAAVAVLYAIPVAMFFYRGLKMKNLMQTLIESATTTGVIMAMMFAVMILSRLYIMENLPEQIMNVLTSISDNKMVIMLMINVFLVIMGMLMDDVSGILLGTPILLPLVTQLGVDPVHFAAIMGVNLGMGNVTPPTAPLLYLSGRISGAQVTEMLKPTMYLILFAWLPTLLLTTYIPEISLGLVNLLMK; the protein is encoded by the coding sequence ATGATTATTACCATCGCAATACTTCTTCTTGTGGTCACGCTGTTCATTGGCGTTCCCATTCCGTTCGCCTTTTTCACATCGGCCGCATTCCTTATTTTTACCGGCGGATACGATCCGGGGTTCCTGTTGCCCTACGGCTTCGCCAAAATGAACTCCATTGTACTTCTTACCATTCCGCTGTTTATCATGGCCGGTGGCGTCATGGACAAAGGCGGCATCGGTGACCGCCTCGTGGATGTCGTAGACACCATCGCCGGGCGTGTTCGTGGCGGTCTTGGTATCGTTACTGTTGTTACCTGTGCCATTTTTGGCGCTGTTTCGGGGTCTTCCTCTGCAACTGTGTCCTGCATCGGTTCCATCATGATGCCCAAGCTCAAGAAAGCTGGTTATCCGGTTGGCCATGTCGCTGCACTGTTGGCCAACGCCGGCGTGCTTGGAATTCTGATTCCGCCTTCCATGCTGATGATTCTCTATGCATGGATGGGCAACCAATCCGTCCTGGCCTGCTTCCTGGCTGCGTTTGTCCCGGGTCTGATCGTCACCGTTCTACTGAGTGTAGTGAACCTGGTACTCTTGCGTAACAATAAGGACATTGAAGTGCGTCCTAGCGAGGATCTGGTCACCACCAGTAAGGTGTTTGCGGTCAAATCCGCTAAAGCTTCTCCGGCTCTGATGATGCCAGTCATCATTCTGGGCGGTATCTATGGCGGTATCATGACCCCCACCGAAGCCGCAGCCGTTGCCGTTCTCTACGCCATTCCGGTCGCCATGTTCTTCTACCGCGGCCTCAAGATGAAGAATCTCATGCAGACTCTCATTGAATCCGCCACCACCACCGGTGTCATCATGGCAATGATGTTCGCGGTTATGATCCTCTCCCGTCTCTACATCATGGAGAACCTGCCCGAGCAGATCATGAACGTGCTGACGTCCATCTCGGACAACAAGATGGTCATTATGCTGATGATTAACGTGTTCCTCGTGATTATGGGCATGCTTATGGATGACGTCTCCGGTATCCTGCTTGGTACCCCGATTTTGCTACCATTGGTCACCCAACTCGGCGTGGACCCCGTCCACTTTGCCGCGATCATGGGCGTTAACCTCGGCATGGGTAACGTTACGCCTCCCACGGCTCCGCTTCTGTATCTGTCGGGCCGTATATCGGGAGCGCAGGTTACTGAGATGCTCAAGCCGACCATGTACCTGATTCTCTTTGCATGGCTGCCCACATTGCTTCTTACCACTTACATCCCCGAGATCTCTCTTGGTCTTGTCAATCTGCTCATGAAGTAG
- a CDS encoding L-serine ammonia-lyase — protein MESIKELYRIGVGPSSSHTMGPKKAAEEFLDRNKETETFRVTLYGSLAATGKGHLTDQAILSVLGDERTSIVWKPEEELPGHPNGMQFEALSTDGQTMDVARVYSVGGGAIRYEDEGERASVEVYDMPNLLSILEMCEDRGITYWEYVEQCEGPEIWDFLREVWAVMEAAVERGLNTQGVLPGSIGLKRQAWSYYTKTKLSGADMQQTGLVTAYALAVSEENAAGGTIVTAPTCGACGIVPSVLHYLRHSQGVSENDILWALATAALFGNVIKQNGSISGAEVGCQGEVGSACAMASAAATQLMGGSVRQIEYAAEMGLEHHLGLTCDPVDGLVQIPCIERNACASSRALARAQMAILSDGTHRIPFDEVVQVMMQTGHDLPSLYRETSTGGLAKAYDARRKGCACIR, from the coding sequence ATGGAAAGCATTAAAGAACTGTATCGCATCGGTGTGGGGCCTTCCTCTTCCCACACCATGGGCCCCAAAAAAGCGGCAGAGGAGTTCCTTGATCGCAACAAGGAAACCGAAACGTTCCGTGTTACCCTTTACGGATCATTGGCTGCTACGGGAAAAGGGCACCTCACGGATCAGGCTATTCTTTCCGTGTTGGGAGACGAGCGTACCTCCATCGTCTGGAAGCCCGAAGAAGAGCTGCCTGGCCACCCCAACGGAATGCAGTTCGAGGCCTTGTCCACTGACGGACAGACCATGGATGTGGCTCGTGTGTATTCCGTTGGTGGCGGGGCAATCCGCTATGAGGATGAGGGTGAGCGTGCGTCGGTCGAAGTCTACGACATGCCCAACCTGCTCTCTATACTGGAGATGTGCGAGGATAGGGGAATCACCTATTGGGAGTATGTAGAACAGTGTGAAGGTCCGGAAATCTGGGATTTTCTCAGGGAAGTATGGGCAGTCATGGAAGCCGCCGTAGAGCGTGGGCTGAACACGCAGGGCGTTTTGCCCGGTAGCATTGGTCTCAAGCGTCAGGCGTGGAGTTACTACACCAAGACCAAACTCTCGGGTGCCGACATGCAGCAGACCGGGCTTGTCACCGCCTATGCGTTAGCCGTGTCCGAAGAAAATGCTGCTGGAGGAACTATTGTCACCGCGCCTACCTGCGGCGCATGTGGCATCGTTCCCTCCGTCTTGCACTACCTGCGCCATTCGCAGGGTGTGAGTGAGAACGATATCCTGTGGGCATTGGCTACTGCCGCACTGTTCGGCAATGTCATCAAGCAGAATGGTTCCATCTCCGGTGCTGAAGTGGGCTGTCAAGGAGAGGTCGGTTCAGCCTGTGCCATGGCCTCAGCCGCCGCTACCCAGCTCATGGGTGGATCGGTTCGTCAGATCGAGTATGCTGCTGAAATGGGACTGGAACATCACCTGGGCCTGACCTGCGATCCTGTGGACGGGTTGGTGCAGATTCCCTGTATCGAGCGAAACGCCTGCGCCTCAAGTCGTGCGCTTGCTCGCGCTCAAATGGCCATACTTTCGGACGGCACCCATCGCATTCCGTTCGATGAAGTCGTACAGGTCATGATGCAGACCGGGCATGATCTGCCCAGCCTGTATCGTGAGACCTCCACAGGAGGGCTGGCTAAGGCCTATGACGCACGAAGGAAGGGATGTGCCTGCATCCGTTAG
- a CDS encoding CHAT domain-containing protein: MNTVKIIIALTFLLLSGCVAHMQPPEWTNTAEARYAENKDYLEPRVESADSSFSEVYCLCEAYLKLYEFEKLEGCLNLLEQKIDSGDKSVMGFDMSARPYMLKSEMYIELGEYDEAITEAQNGYAYAIKEDLHRLNYIELIKLYGHAYALKGDREGAFKAIDELNAIYLGYPFSLLQEDRDRGLAKIYFALGMYDEAVEVTSKRYAFNELAKALGGLVAGSGDYFLFMDLPYKYIKYKSLLESGHIEQAKEGYDELLSMDQVSHSGSIYWNVLYDRGRIAQAENNIPTAQEYYRKAIEAIELQRGSVGNEASRIGYISSKQKVYADMIDLLVNQKLDSLALMYCERAKARALVDLLAQRSSFSPEQETAEQQQEILARLNQAEAAFYRADQRNTQNDKERQKRAIGAIRRELSSEYPELATMTTVESLEPEAIQDFIRDGETLIEYYSYEQNLYAFMVTKHEVQAIRLDSQDLTADVQAFRQAIISESDQTQALGRKLYSRLIAPLPNHRGRERLLIVGHGVLHYLPFNALIGPEGYLIDSATIRFLPSASVMRFLERRHSTQQHEILLLGNPDLGDPMFDLSGAEVEVREIKKMWPDSTVLLRESATKQSLQEAGRLFRMIHIAAHGKFQSDAPLESAILLTPTTKDDGRLSVDDLYSMELNADLVTLSACETGMGEVKGGDDVIGLSRGFLFAGARSLVTSLWPVPDRETTYLMIEFYRNLKHMSRADALREAQLKTKNEFPSPFFWAAFQLTGNSE, from the coding sequence ATGAATACCGTTAAGATCATTATAGCACTTACATTCCTGCTTCTTAGTGGCTGTGTTGCCCATATGCAGCCTCCAGAATGGACGAATACAGCAGAGGCAAGATACGCCGAAAACAAAGACTATCTGGAGCCAAGAGTAGAATCCGCTGATTCGAGCTTTTCAGAGGTATACTGCCTCTGCGAAGCATATCTTAAGCTTTATGAGTTTGAGAAACTTGAGGGGTGCTTAAACCTGCTCGAACAAAAGATCGATTCAGGCGACAAGAGCGTTATGGGTTTTGATATGTCGGCAAGACCTTACATGCTGAAAAGCGAGATGTACATTGAGCTAGGAGAATATGACGAAGCGATTACAGAAGCTCAAAATGGGTACGCATACGCTATCAAGGAAGATCTGCACAGGCTCAATTATATAGAGCTCATAAAACTCTATGGCCACGCATATGCTCTTAAAGGAGACCGAGAAGGGGCTTTCAAAGCCATTGACGAATTGAATGCAATATATCTTGGGTATCCATTCAGCCTTCTCCAAGAAGATCGTGATAGAGGATTGGCAAAAATCTACTTCGCCCTCGGGATGTACGACGAAGCTGTGGAGGTCACATCCAAAAGGTACGCCTTTAATGAATTAGCTAAAGCTCTTGGTGGGTTAGTTGCCGGTTCAGGCGATTATTTTCTTTTCATGGATCTTCCCTATAAATACATCAAGTACAAGAGCCTTCTCGAATCTGGGCATATTGAACAAGCGAAAGAGGGATATGATGAACTCTTGAGTATGGATCAAGTCTCACACAGCGGATCAATATACTGGAATGTGCTCTATGACCGAGGGCGAATAGCACAAGCGGAAAATAATATTCCGACAGCCCAAGAATATTACCGGAAAGCGATTGAAGCCATCGAACTTCAAAGAGGGTCGGTGGGAAATGAAGCTTCGCGCATAGGCTACATCAGCAGCAAGCAGAAGGTTTACGCAGACATGATCGATCTGCTCGTAAACCAGAAACTCGACAGCTTAGCGCTGATGTATTGTGAAAGAGCAAAAGCCAGAGCACTAGTAGACCTGCTCGCCCAACGGAGCTCCTTTTCACCGGAACAAGAGACTGCAGAACAACAGCAAGAAATCCTGGCTCGACTGAACCAAGCCGAAGCGGCCTTCTATCGAGCAGATCAGCGGAACACTCAAAATGACAAAGAGAGGCAAAAAAGAGCCATCGGGGCCATACGCAGAGAACTATCGAGTGAATACCCCGAGCTTGCGACCATGACCACGGTCGAATCTCTTGAACCGGAAGCCATCCAAGATTTCATAAGAGACGGCGAAACCTTGATCGAGTACTATTCGTACGAGCAGAACCTTTACGCTTTTATGGTAACAAAGCATGAGGTCCAGGCCATTCGACTGGATTCACAAGACCTCACTGCAGATGTTCAAGCCTTTAGGCAAGCGATCATTAGTGAATCCGATCAAACCCAAGCCCTGGGCCGCAAACTGTACTCGCGACTGATCGCCCCACTACCAAACCACCGTGGGAGAGAAAGACTGTTAATCGTGGGGCACGGAGTCTTGCACTATCTCCCCTTCAACGCCCTGATCGGACCTGAAGGTTACCTTATTGACTCTGCGACGATACGCTTTTTGCCCTCTGCCAGTGTAATGCGCTTTTTGGAACGTCGCCACTCCACACAACAACATGAAATCCTGCTCCTTGGTAATCCGGATCTGGGCGACCCAATGTTTGACCTTTCTGGCGCAGAGGTCGAGGTCAGAGAGATCAAAAAGATGTGGCCGGACTCAACTGTCCTTCTTCGGGAATCGGCCACGAAACAATCTTTACAAGAGGCAGGCAGACTCTTCCGCATGATTCATATTGCAGCCCATGGTAAATTCCAATCGGATGCCCCATTGGAATCCGCCATCCTGCTTACACCTACTACAAAAGACGACGGACGCCTCAGCGTAGACGATCTGTACAGTATGGAACTGAATGCTGACCTAGTGACCCTCTCAGCGTGTGAAACTGGCATGGGAGAAGTCAAAGGTGGAGATGATGTCATAGGCCTTAGTCGAGGCTTCCTCTTTGCAGGAGCTCGCTCGCTTGTCACATCACTATGGCCAGTACCGGACAGAGAAACCACTTATTTGATGATTGAATTCTACAGAAACCTTAAGCACATGAGCCGTGCTGACGCGCTCCGCGAGGCTCAGTTGAAGACAAAAAATGAATTCCCATCCCCATTTTTCTGGGCAGCTTTTCAACTGACAGGCAATAGTGAATAA
- a CDS encoding SLC13 family permease: MFTLTTDAITTFAIFGTAALLFISNRLRGDIIGILVILGLSLSGVLTPEEAIAGFSNPVLIILVCMFVVSDSVAYTGVAQRLAKNMVQMGQGSEWRLLALMMAGAGLVGSFMNSTATVAVFIPLALAVCRQTNLNKKRLLIPISAAALISGMMTLVASTQNLISNQLMVTNGFEPLDFFAFTPFGICVLSVAILFMLFLGRHILDRKGFRNATANTIGTEEIIKKYGLEDKIRRFRIKAGSSLIGKSIFQARLRQSYGVDLLAVEKPTLRSRRFVKPCLDSPFAQDDTLLLLGDTDKLETVAEKKKLQLRRRLHGGVREAMLQEIGVAEILIGPDSGLIGHTLRDSQFGKTYRVTVLSVRRGGKTISDQAANHKLRFGDILLVCGGWEDILNLTKERINFVLLTMPHESCEVLPARHKAPITMTILALMAGGMALEVLPTVLMAILTALTLMLTGCVDIKKIYRKISWQTIVLIGGMLPLATAITNSGGSDIIASFWTSIVGGWPPLGILAALFFLTTSIGLFLPSAATAVLVIPIALEAAPAFGIPPHALVMTATIACACPFISPYSSPANLLAMEAGGYEFKDFIKVGVPMLMLAAVITICLAHYLYL; this comes from the coding sequence ATGTTTACACTGACTACTGACGCCATCACCACCTTTGCCATTTTCGGTACTGCAGCCCTGCTCTTCATTAGCAACCGACTTCGCGGCGACATTATCGGAATCCTTGTCATTCTCGGACTGAGCTTGAGCGGCGTATTGACTCCAGAGGAAGCAATAGCCGGATTCTCAAATCCAGTACTCATCATTTTGGTCTGTATGTTCGTAGTTAGCGACTCTGTTGCCTATACAGGCGTCGCCCAACGGCTAGCAAAAAACATGGTGCAAATGGGCCAAGGAAGCGAGTGGCGACTGCTTGCCCTCATGATGGCAGGCGCCGGACTTGTCGGCTCGTTCATGAACTCCACAGCCACGGTCGCTGTATTTATTCCACTGGCCCTCGCCGTATGCAGGCAGACCAACCTCAACAAAAAGCGACTTCTGATCCCCATTTCTGCAGCAGCATTAATCAGTGGTATGATGACACTTGTCGCGTCCACCCAGAACCTGATTTCCAACCAGCTCATGGTTACAAACGGGTTCGAACCCCTCGATTTTTTTGCCTTTACTCCGTTTGGCATATGTGTACTTAGTGTTGCCATACTCTTCATGCTATTTTTGGGTCGCCACATCCTTGATCGCAAAGGCTTTCGCAATGCTACCGCCAATACAATCGGGACCGAAGAAATCATTAAGAAGTATGGACTTGAGGATAAGATTCGCCGCTTTCGGATTAAGGCCGGCTCATCACTCATTGGTAAGAGTATTTTTCAAGCTCGTCTCAGGCAAAGCTACGGCGTTGACCTGCTGGCGGTTGAAAAGCCCACTCTGCGAAGTCGACGTTTCGTCAAGCCATGCTTGGACAGCCCGTTTGCGCAGGATGACACTCTTCTGCTGTTAGGAGACACCGACAAGCTGGAGACTGTTGCAGAGAAGAAGAAGCTTCAACTTCGACGCCGGCTACATGGCGGTGTACGTGAAGCCATGCTGCAAGAAATCGGAGTCGCAGAGATCCTGATCGGCCCTGACTCTGGTCTCATTGGTCACACATTAAGGGATTCCCAATTCGGCAAGACGTATCGTGTGACAGTACTCAGCGTACGAAGAGGAGGGAAAACCATCTCGGACCAAGCTGCTAATCACAAACTTCGCTTCGGCGACATATTGCTGGTTTGCGGCGGTTGGGAAGACATCCTCAACCTGACCAAAGAACGCATCAACTTCGTACTGCTGACCATGCCGCATGAAAGCTGCGAAGTACTGCCTGCGCGCCACAAAGCTCCTATAACCATGACCATACTAGCCCTTATGGCAGGAGGCATGGCGCTTGAAGTACTCCCCACAGTGCTGATGGCAATACTGACAGCACTAACTCTCATGCTGACTGGATGCGTTGATATCAAAAAAATTTACCGCAAGATCAGTTGGCAGACTATCGTGCTGATCGGCGGCATGCTCCCCCTTGCAACGGCAATCACCAATTCGGGCGGTTCCGACATCATTGCTTCGTTCTGGACATCAATAGTTGGAGGATGGCCACCGCTTGGAATACTTGCCGCTCTGTTCTTCCTGACAACATCCATTGGGCTGTTCCTGCCAAGTGCCGCCACAGCCGTCTTAGTCATACCCATAGCCCTTGAAGCAGCCCCTGCATTTGGGATCCCGCCACACGCCTTGGTTATGACAGCCACCATAGCCTGTGCATGCCCATTCATCTCCCCCTACTCCTCTCCCGCCAACCTTTTGGCAATGGAAGCGGGCGGCTACGAATTCAAGGACTTCATCAAAGTTGGTGTCCCGATGCTTATGTTGGCGGCTGTCATCACTATCTGTTTGGCACACTATCTCTACCTGTAA
- a CDS encoding site-specific integrase, giving the protein MGKQVWHRVKRTKKEGGGIYPGLRYREHPERRHGIHKDRYYTLTYKVKGKTVSEACGWASEGWTPTKCYDLLRKLKENAKTGQGPYTLKDQRDRREKKEALEQAKLITLDEIWPKYLKFAQTKKKQSTWEKEEGHYRLWLSPCLGERPLRHIGMPEWDELVANLTSKKKAPRTVEYVTGTLRRILKYAYERQIVDEAPPSGKRIGVTGPGNSNRRLRVIRPDEAEAILDCLEKSDEAAWRMTKFAFLTGCRASEAYNLRWRDVDLLAERFTFTETKNKDARSLPISPSIRVLLGSEKEPEEYVFTKENGTPYYQAPVAFKRVVDKELKLNEGQTKRNRLTFHSIRHTVATNLARSLNLRDLMDVMGWRTVQMAMRYVKGSEDAQATALAGLEGGLSTDKGKVVPLRRANN; this is encoded by the coding sequence ATGGGCAAACAAGTATGGCATCGGGTAAAGCGAACCAAGAAAGAGGGTGGAGGAATCTATCCCGGCTTGCGGTATCGCGAACATCCAGAGCGTCGCCACGGCATCCACAAAGATCGGTATTATACCCTCACCTACAAGGTGAAGGGGAAGACTGTCTCTGAAGCATGCGGCTGGGCTAGTGAGGGATGGACGCCCACCAAGTGTTATGACCTGCTCCGAAAGCTCAAGGAGAATGCCAAGACTGGCCAGGGGCCATACACACTCAAGGACCAGAGAGATCGCAGAGAAAAGAAAGAGGCGCTTGAGCAGGCAAAGCTCATTACGTTGGATGAGATCTGGCCCAAGTATTTGAAGTTCGCCCAGACGAAGAAAAAGCAATCCACATGGGAGAAAGAGGAAGGGCATTACCGCTTGTGGCTCTCTCCCTGTTTGGGAGAACGTCCATTACGTCATATCGGAATGCCCGAGTGGGACGAGCTTGTTGCGAACCTAACGAGCAAGAAGAAAGCACCAAGAACGGTAGAGTATGTCACCGGGACGCTTCGACGTATCCTGAAGTATGCCTACGAGCGGCAAATCGTGGATGAAGCTCCTCCGTCCGGCAAGCGTATTGGTGTAACTGGACCCGGCAATAGCAACCGTCGGCTCAGGGTGATCAGACCCGATGAGGCAGAGGCGATTCTCGACTGTCTGGAAAAGTCGGACGAGGCTGCCTGGCGTATGACCAAGTTCGCTTTCCTGACCGGTTGCCGTGCCTCCGAGGCTTACAATTTGAGATGGCGTGATGTGGATCTGTTGGCCGAGCGGTTCACATTTACTGAGACCAAGAATAAGGATGCCCGGTCCTTGCCTATCTCTCCTTCCATCAGAGTACTCCTGGGGAGCGAGAAAGAACCCGAAGAATATGTGTTCACCAAAGAAAACGGTACCCCCTATTACCAAGCACCGGTAGCTTTCAAGAGGGTGGTAGATAAGGAGCTCAAGCTCAATGAGGGGCAAACCAAGAGAAACCGTCTGACTTTTCACAGCATTCGGCACACCGTAGCCACCAACCTCGCCAGGAGTCTGAATCTTCGCGACCTCATGGACGTCATGGGCTGGCGTACCGTTCAAATGGCCATGCGCTACGTCAAGGGGTCGGAGGACGCACAAGCTACGGCGCTGGCCGGGCTTGAAGGCGGGCTGTCGACGGATAAGGGCAAGGTCGTACCGTTACGCAGAGCGAATAACTAA